The Rhododendron vialii isolate Sample 1 chromosome 8a, ASM3025357v1 genome has a window encoding:
- the LOC131335791 gene encoding uncharacterized protein LOC131335791 isoform X2, with protein sequence MDSIVHSALEEICSFGAAGLPLPTLWPKLQSPLSSHGLPLCPNVKQALWANLRNVPGLQFEARGASLDSNDPRIQSVEECERLRLKIVAAEHLRDSFVGVYDIKASDAAISGPQRRALERLAIARTNGITQSEIAKEFGIKGNNIFYVLRNLECRGLIVRQSTLVRTKEANSEGELKNSSIVNTNMLHLYRYAKHLGCQQRLEITKEDKRMVANENMDVNTVSGDGAGEGCVKEDVHVKDYLPALKAICDKLDQAGDKILLVEDIKRDLGYRTTTGHRAWRNICNRLKDARIVEEFCAKLNEKEVSCLRLLKSFSPKIFEPKTLGREGKRGQITEQLLELPIEHQIYGIVAAEGSKGLTITEICKRLGINNKQYYRRLLTMFSRFGMPLEVENHNRGLAYRVWTSENFNLEASNKFVSKPENVSNENGTYNPPDGNLARHEKSAQAIPELDLWTSNVNIEYDGKAHEEVIEPELSHASPSNELQVVSAVAVSNVATVETSSLDLSTPRRRRSYEKYPCLTSTASSVRREQWILLRLQEEKFIIRAELTRELESLEKDKLTKMDRKTVNRTLNKLQEEGHCKCIRVSVPVVTNCSRSRTTDVVLQPSLEVSPELLGKIHEKLRSFDMEIRAQCSSRSKKGQSVPVIDGVQRIFKSAKLDDQAERSEAMRANGFVLAKMVRTKLLHIYLWGYVSGSPGWDDALSFGKPGYDLKNPHSTCKIFALDAAIKAMPVELFLQVVGSTRKFEDMVEKCRSGLRLSDLPDKEYKSLMDTLATGRLSCIIDRLRRLKLSRLERDGHSEEITNIPHATLTYALELKPYIEEPVSIVMASSGVFSFDLRPQVRHDFILSSRKAVDEYWNTLEFSYAAADSKAALHAFPGSAVPEVFLWRTWASVRVMTADQRAELLKRVVNDDLNKKLPFKECEKIAEDLNLTLEQVLRVYYDKRQKRLARFQGGSDARGEEFQPQKKRHVSSSRKRKNTSEGRSSRRKKIGIVDKKTSGQGLGRETDTDDQFLDGQNAPVASSGEDSHLHTFQDGDRMEAIEEVESKEEVEHHSFIHECAFSSIKSTRQRKFSWTEKAERQLVIEYVRYRAALGANFHCTDWSSLRDLPAPPATCKRRMALLNSDLKFRKAVLRLCNMLGERYAKHLDKLQNKSLSHGDCRGIVGDSLFGKNLHRSLSCNDEHSEDMYFEGQWDDFDDVCIKVALDEVLHYKRIAKLDASKRARSVPVEWSELNMDAGGHDHLGSGPVSEDIRKHGGGNNVCPRRSRRRRLPQKYSKLLHEGSSVSRWAHESVAVSNAAELFKLVFLSTSTAPEVPNLLAETLRRYSEHDLFAAFNYLREKKIMVGGSGGNPFILSQQFLQSISSSPFPTNTGNRAAKFASWLQEKEKEPMEDGIDITAELQCGDVFHLCALVSSGEWLISPCLPDEGVGEAEDLRILKRKFDSSEFCSGERAKKLKSSLAGEGEIISCGEGELIPRRGKGFPGIILTISRATISTSDTMDLFKDGNNHSGMPFSGENDQVIQSSSVNIGATAFPSDHIKEILYEGSSIPTAVAAGESEWETMTSYAARLMALPTDQQKTCSFYPELFRNVYSAIQKAGDQGLSMEEVSQVINMEGENIQELIVEVLEAFGRALKVNAYDSVHIVDSLYRSKYFLTSMANCNQDLEVSLPAYTKSDNGQVNPSTENLEDHGANVPKDLSMDSDEVHKVTILNLPEEVYHPSSEMRGSKKSEGWKQAKVIAQGNGHEGETFGFCSDDFDLCAPILPWVNGDGTINTVVHKGLVRRVLGIVMQNPGILEEGIINRISVLNPQSCRSLLKLMIMDNHIIVRKMHETTYGEAPSILASLLGSRLKKSKMISREHYFANPLCTTLL encoded by the exons ATGGACTCAATCGTCCACTCTGCGCTCGAAGAAATTTGCTCCTTCGGCGCCGCCGGCCTCCCCCTCCCCACCCTCTGGCCCAAACTCCAGTCCCCTCTCTCCTCCCACGGCCTCCCCCTCTGCCCCAACGTCAAGCAAGCCCTCTGGGCCAACCTCCGCAACGTGCCCGGCCTCCAATTCGAAGCCAGAGGCGCCTCGCTCGACTCGAATGACCCCAGAATCCAGTCGGTCGAGGAGTGCGAGAGGCTGAGGTTGAAGATCGTCGCCGCCGAGCATCTCCGTGATAGCTTCGTTGGGGTTTACGATATTAAGGCCTCCGATGCGGCCATCTCGGGGCCCCAGCGTCGTGCCCTTGAGCGCCTCGCCATTGCCAG AACAAATGGGATCACCCAAAGTGAAATTGCTAAGGAATTTGGCATCAAGGGGAATAACATTTTCTACGTGCTGAGGAATCTTGAGTGCCGAGGGCTGATTGTGAGGCAGTCGACACTGGTGAGGACCAAAGAAGCTAACAGTGAAGGGGAACTGAAAAATAGTTCTATTGTGAATACCAATATGCTCCACTTGTATCGTTATGCAAAGCATTTGGGTTGTCAACAAAGACTTGAAATAACCAAAGAGGACAAACGCATGGTGGCTAATGAGAATATGGATGTAAATACTGTGAGTGGTGACGGCGCTGGTGAAGGATGTGTGAAAGAGGATGTGCATGTAAAGGATTATCTGCCTGCATTGAAAGCGATTTGCGATAAACTTGATCAAGCTGGCGACAAG ATTCTTCTGGTGGAAGATATTAAGCGGGACCTTGGTTATAGAACAACAACTGGGCACAGGGCTTGGAGAAAT ATCTGTAACAGGCTGAAAGATGCTCGTATAGTTGAGGAGTTCTGCGCAAAACTGAACGAGAAG GAGGTCAGCTGTCTGCGTTTGCTGAAAAGCTTTTCTCCGAAAATTTTTGAGCCTAAAACTCTCGGACGTGAGGGAAAGAGAGGTCAAATCACTGAACAGCTCTTGGAGCTTCCAATCGAACATCAAATATATGGTATTGTCGCGGCTGAAGGATCAAAAGGGTTAACAATTACAGAG ATCTGCAAGAGGCTTGGGATAAACAACAAACAGTACTATCGCCGGCTTCTTACTATGTTCTCTAGGTTCGGAATGCCTCTGGAGGTAGAAAACCACAATAGAGGCCTGGCTTATCGAGTTTGGACTTCTGAGAACTTCAATCTAGAAGCATCTAATAAATTTGTGAGTAAGCCAGAAAATGTCTCGAATGAAAATGGCACTTATAATCCACCTGATGGGAATCTTGCACGTCATGAGAAGTCAGCTCAAGCCATCCCGGAGTTAGATCTTTGGACTTCTAATGTTAATATTGAATACGATGGAAAAGCTCATGAAGAAGTGATTGAACCAGAACTTTCTCATGCTTCTCCATCGAACG AACTACAGGTGGTGAGTGCAGTTGCTGTATCAAATGTTGCTACTGTAGAAACGTCATCCCTTGATTTGTCAACACCTCGCAGACGGCGGTCATATGAGAAGTATCCATGTCTCACTTCGACTGCATCTAGTGTACGAAGGGAGCAGTGGATACTTCTAAGGTTGCAG GAGGAGAAATTCATTATAAGAGCTGAACTAACGAGGGAGCTTGAGAGTCTTGAGAAGGACAAGCTGACGAAGATGGACAGAAAGACCGTAAACCGCACTCTGAATAAACTTCAGGAAGAAGGGCACTGTAAATGCATTCGTGTTAGTGTCCCTGTCGTAACAAACTGTAGTCGCAGCCGTACAACAGACGTGGTTCTGCAACCATCTCTTGAGGTATCCCCTGAACTATTGGGTAAAATTCATGAGAAACTGAGGTCTTTTGATATGGAAATTAGAGCCCAGTGCTCCTCCCGATCAAAGAAGGGTCAATCTGTTCCAGTAATAGATGGTGTCCAGAGAATATTTAAAAGTGCAAAATTAGATGACCAAGCTGAAAGGTCGGAAGCCATGCGTGCTAATGGGTTTGTACTGGCAAAGATGGTTCGGACAAAGCTACTGCATATCTATCTATGGGGCTACGTCAGTGGTTCACCTGGTTGGGATGATGCTTTATCATTTGGTAAACCTGGGTATGACCTGAAGAATCCTCACAGCACTTGCAAAATATTTGCACTTGATGCGGCTATTAAGGCCATGCCTGTTGAGCTATTCTTGCAAGTGGTTGGGTCCACTCGGAAGTTTGAAGATATGGTTGAGAAATGTAGAAGTGGTTTGCGCCTTTCTGATCTTCCTGACAAGGAATACAAAAGTCTCATGGATACTCTTGCAACTGGACGGCTGTCATGTATTATTGACCGATTACGACGTTTGAAA TTGAGTCGTCTGGAAAGGGATGGGCATTCTGAAGAAATAACGAACATCCCACATGCCACTTTGACATATGCTTTGGAACTTAAGCCTTACATTGAAGAGCCTGTCTCTATAGTTATGGCGTCGTCTGGTGTCTTTTCTTTCGATCTTCGCCCTCAAGTGAGACATGATTTTATTCTGTCAAGCCGAAAAGCTGTTGATGAATACTGGAACACGTTAGAGTTTAGTTATGCTGCTGCTGATTCAAAAGCTGCTTTACATGCATTCCCTGGTTCTGCTGTTCCCGAG GTATTTCTTTGGCGGACATGGGCCTCGGTCAGGGTTATGACAGCAGATCAGCGTGCGGAGCTTCTCAAGCGTGTTGTGAATGAtgatttaaataaaaaacttccATTCAAAGAGTGTGAGAAGATTGCAGAAGATCTTAATTTGACATTAGAGCAG GTGCTTCGTGTCTACTATGATAAGCGGCAAAAACGACTTGCAAGATTTCAGGGAGGTTCAGATGCCAGAGGGGAGGAGTTTCAGCCACAAAAGAAAAGGCATGTTTCATCttcacgaaaaagaaaaaacacttcAGAAGGAAGGTCATCAAGGCGTAAAAAAATTGGCATTGTAGATAAAAAAACAAGTGGACAGGGGCTTGGTAGAGAGACCGATACTGATGATCAGTTCCTAGATGGACAAAATGCCCCTGTAGCCTCTTCAGGAGAGGACAGTCATTTACATACATTTCAAGATGGAGATCGTATGGAGGCAATAGAGGAGGTAGAGTCAAAGGAAGAAGTGGAGCATCACTCGTTTATTCATGAATGTGCCTTTTCAAGTATTAAGTCAACACGTCAAAGAAAGTTTTCGTGGACGGAAAAGGCTGAAAg GCAATTGGTGATAGAATATGTAAGATATCGGGCTGCTCTTGGGGCAAACTTTCATTGCACAGATTGGTCTTCACTTCGGGATCTTCCAGCTCCTCCTGCCACCTGCAAAAGGAGAATGGCACTATTGAACAGTGATTTAAAGTTTAGAAAAGCTGTATTGAGACTTTGTAACATGCTCGGTGAACGATATGCCAAACATCTGGATAAATTGCAAAATAAGTCATTAAGCCATGGTGATTGTAGAGGGATAGTTGGGGATTCCTTGTTTGGGAAAAATCTTCACAGGAGTCTCTCTTGTAATGATGAACATAGTGAAGATATGTATTTTGAGGGACAATGGGATGATTTTGATGACGTATGTATTAAGGTAGCGCTTGATGAGGTTCTCCATTACAAAAGGATTGCTAAACTGGACGCCTCTAAAAGAGCTAGGTCTGTACCGGTGGAATGGTCAGAACTAAATATGGATGCTGGAGGGCAT GATCACTTGGGATCGGGACCAGTTAGTGAGGATATTCGCAAACACGGTGGTGGGAATAATGTTTGTCCTCGGAGATCTAGACGTCGTCGCCTTCCTCAAAAGTATAGTAAGCTTTTGCATGAAGGGAGTAGTGTTAGTAGATGGGCACATGAATCAGTAGCGGTTTCGAATGCTGCAGAGCTATTTAAGCTCGTCTTTCTGAGCACCTCAACAGCTCCAGAGGTGCCGAATTTGCTAGCTGAAACGTTGCGGCGATATTCTGAGCATGATCTTTTTGCTGCCTTTAACTACCTTAGAGAGAAGAAAATTATG GTTGGCGGTAGTGGAGGTAATCCCTTCATACTTTCTCAACAGTTTCTGCAGAGTATTTCTTCATCTCCCTTTCCAACTAATACTGGAAATAGGGCTGCTAAGTTTGCTAGTTGGCtccaggaaaaagaaaaagaaccgATGGAAGACGGGATTGATATCACTGCTGAGTTACAATGTGGGGACGTTTTCCATTTGTGTGCTCTAGTTTCATCTGGAGAGTGGTTAATCTCACCATGCCTGCCAGATGAAGGTGTTGGAGAGGCTGAAGACTTGAGAATACTGAAGCGGAAATTTGATAGTAGTGAATTTTGCAGTGGTGAGAGGGCTAAGAAATTGAAGTCTTCATTGGCTGGAGAAGGTGAGATCATCTCTTGCGGAGAAGGTGAGCTCATCCCTCGCCGAGGAAAAGGTTTTCCTGGTATTATATTAACTATAAGCAGGGCAACAATTTCAACAAGTGATACTATGGATTTGTTCAAAGATGGTAATAACCATAGTGGGATGCCTTTTTCGGGTGAAAATGACCAAGTCATTCAGTCTTCCAGTGTAAATATTGGGGCCACTGCATTTCCTTCGGACCATATCAAGGAAATCCTTTATGAGGGGAGCAGCATTCCTACGGCAGTTGCTGCCGGTGAGTCAGAATGGGAAACTATGACAAGCTATGCTGCACGTCTGATGGCTTTACCAACTGATCAGCAAAAAACGTGTTCTTTTTATCCTGAGCTCTTTAGGAATGTTTACTCGGCTATTCAGAAGGCAGGTGACCAAGGTTTGAGCATGGAAGAAGTCTCCCAGGTCATAAACATGGAGG GggaaaatatccaagaactAATTGTTGAGGTACTGGAAGCATTTGGGCGAGCTTTAAAG GTTAATGCCTATGATTCTGTACACATTGTAGATTCCTTGTACCGGTCCAAGTATTTTTTGACCTCAATGGCCAACTGTAATCAAGATCTCGAGGTTTCCTTACCGGCATATACTAAAAGTGATAATGGGCAAGTGAATCCTTCTACTGAAAATCTTGAAGATCATGGTGCTAATGTACCAAAGGATTTAAGCATGGACTCTGATGAAGTGCACAAAGTCACCATCCTAAATCTTCCTGAAGAGGTTTATCATCCATCTAGTGAAATGCGGGGCAGCAAAAAGTCTGAAGGCTGGAAGCAGGCAAAAGTTATAGCCCAGGGAAATGGTCACGAGGGGGAAACCTTTGGGTTCTGTTCTGATGATTTTGATTTGTGTGCACCAATATTACCTTGGGTGAATGGCGATGGTACAATCAACACGGTTGTTCACAAGGGACTTGTACGTCGTGTTCTTGGTATTGTGATGCAAAATCCGGGGATATTAGAG GAGGGTATCATCAATCGGATTAGCGTATTGAATCCTCAG AGCTGCAGAAGTCTGTTAAAACTGATGATTATGGACAATCATATCATCGTGCGCAAGATGCACGAGACTACGTATGGTGAGGCCCCTTCTATACTGGCTAGTCTTCTTGGTAGTAGattgaagaaatcaaagatgaTTTCCCGAGAGCATTACTTTGCGAATCCTTTATGTACTACCTTGTTGTAG
- the LOC131335791 gene encoding uncharacterized protein LOC131335791 isoform X1 has translation MDSIVHSALEEICSFGAAGLPLPTLWPKLQSPLSSHGLPLCPNVKQALWANLRNVPGLQFEARGASLDSNDPRIQSVEECERLRLKIVAAEHLRDSFVGVYDIKASDAAISGPQRRALERLAIARTNGITQSEIAKEFGIKGNNIFYVLRNLECRGLIVRQSTLVRTKEANSEGELKNSSIVNTNMLHLYRYAKHLGCQQRLEITKEDKRMVANENMDVNTVSGDGAGEGCVKEDVHVKDYLPALKAICDKLDQAGDKILLVEDIKRDLGYRTTTGHRAWRNICNRLKDARIVEEFCAKLNEKEVSCLRLLKSFSPKIFEPKTLGREGKRGQITEQLLELPIEHQIYGIVAAEGSKGLTITEICKRLGINNKQYYRRLLTMFSRFGMPLEVENHNRGLAYRVWTSENFNLEASNKFVSKPENVSNENGTYNPPDGNLARHEKSAQAIPELDLWTSNVNIEYDGKAHEEVIEPELSHASPSNVSHAELQVVSAVAVSNVATVETSSLDLSTPRRRRSYEKYPCLTSTASSVRREQWILLRLQEEKFIIRAELTRELESLEKDKLTKMDRKTVNRTLNKLQEEGHCKCIRVSVPVVTNCSRSRTTDVVLQPSLEVSPELLGKIHEKLRSFDMEIRAQCSSRSKKGQSVPVIDGVQRIFKSAKLDDQAERSEAMRANGFVLAKMVRTKLLHIYLWGYVSGSPGWDDALSFGKPGYDLKNPHSTCKIFALDAAIKAMPVELFLQVVGSTRKFEDMVEKCRSGLRLSDLPDKEYKSLMDTLATGRLSCIIDRLRRLKLSRLERDGHSEEITNIPHATLTYALELKPYIEEPVSIVMASSGVFSFDLRPQVRHDFILSSRKAVDEYWNTLEFSYAAADSKAALHAFPGSAVPEVFLWRTWASVRVMTADQRAELLKRVVNDDLNKKLPFKECEKIAEDLNLTLEQVLRVYYDKRQKRLARFQGGSDARGEEFQPQKKRHVSSSRKRKNTSEGRSSRRKKIGIVDKKTSGQGLGRETDTDDQFLDGQNAPVASSGEDSHLHTFQDGDRMEAIEEVESKEEVEHHSFIHECAFSSIKSTRQRKFSWTEKAERQLVIEYVRYRAALGANFHCTDWSSLRDLPAPPATCKRRMALLNSDLKFRKAVLRLCNMLGERYAKHLDKLQNKSLSHGDCRGIVGDSLFGKNLHRSLSCNDEHSEDMYFEGQWDDFDDVCIKVALDEVLHYKRIAKLDASKRARSVPVEWSELNMDAGGHDHLGSGPVSEDIRKHGGGNNVCPRRSRRRRLPQKYSKLLHEGSSVSRWAHESVAVSNAAELFKLVFLSTSTAPEVPNLLAETLRRYSEHDLFAAFNYLREKKIMVGGSGGNPFILSQQFLQSISSSPFPTNTGNRAAKFASWLQEKEKEPMEDGIDITAELQCGDVFHLCALVSSGEWLISPCLPDEGVGEAEDLRILKRKFDSSEFCSGERAKKLKSSLAGEGEIISCGEGELIPRRGKGFPGIILTISRATISTSDTMDLFKDGNNHSGMPFSGENDQVIQSSSVNIGATAFPSDHIKEILYEGSSIPTAVAAGESEWETMTSYAARLMALPTDQQKTCSFYPELFRNVYSAIQKAGDQGLSMEEVSQVINMEGENIQELIVEVLEAFGRALKVNAYDSVHIVDSLYRSKYFLTSMANCNQDLEVSLPAYTKSDNGQVNPSTENLEDHGANVPKDLSMDSDEVHKVTILNLPEEVYHPSSEMRGSKKSEGWKQAKVIAQGNGHEGETFGFCSDDFDLCAPILPWVNGDGTINTVVHKGLVRRVLGIVMQNPGILEEGIINRISVLNPQSCRSLLKLMIMDNHIIVRKMHETTYGEAPSILASLLGSRLKKSKMISREHYFANPLCTTLL, from the exons ATGGACTCAATCGTCCACTCTGCGCTCGAAGAAATTTGCTCCTTCGGCGCCGCCGGCCTCCCCCTCCCCACCCTCTGGCCCAAACTCCAGTCCCCTCTCTCCTCCCACGGCCTCCCCCTCTGCCCCAACGTCAAGCAAGCCCTCTGGGCCAACCTCCGCAACGTGCCCGGCCTCCAATTCGAAGCCAGAGGCGCCTCGCTCGACTCGAATGACCCCAGAATCCAGTCGGTCGAGGAGTGCGAGAGGCTGAGGTTGAAGATCGTCGCCGCCGAGCATCTCCGTGATAGCTTCGTTGGGGTTTACGATATTAAGGCCTCCGATGCGGCCATCTCGGGGCCCCAGCGTCGTGCCCTTGAGCGCCTCGCCATTGCCAG AACAAATGGGATCACCCAAAGTGAAATTGCTAAGGAATTTGGCATCAAGGGGAATAACATTTTCTACGTGCTGAGGAATCTTGAGTGCCGAGGGCTGATTGTGAGGCAGTCGACACTGGTGAGGACCAAAGAAGCTAACAGTGAAGGGGAACTGAAAAATAGTTCTATTGTGAATACCAATATGCTCCACTTGTATCGTTATGCAAAGCATTTGGGTTGTCAACAAAGACTTGAAATAACCAAAGAGGACAAACGCATGGTGGCTAATGAGAATATGGATGTAAATACTGTGAGTGGTGACGGCGCTGGTGAAGGATGTGTGAAAGAGGATGTGCATGTAAAGGATTATCTGCCTGCATTGAAAGCGATTTGCGATAAACTTGATCAAGCTGGCGACAAG ATTCTTCTGGTGGAAGATATTAAGCGGGACCTTGGTTATAGAACAACAACTGGGCACAGGGCTTGGAGAAAT ATCTGTAACAGGCTGAAAGATGCTCGTATAGTTGAGGAGTTCTGCGCAAAACTGAACGAGAAG GAGGTCAGCTGTCTGCGTTTGCTGAAAAGCTTTTCTCCGAAAATTTTTGAGCCTAAAACTCTCGGACGTGAGGGAAAGAGAGGTCAAATCACTGAACAGCTCTTGGAGCTTCCAATCGAACATCAAATATATGGTATTGTCGCGGCTGAAGGATCAAAAGGGTTAACAATTACAGAG ATCTGCAAGAGGCTTGGGATAAACAACAAACAGTACTATCGCCGGCTTCTTACTATGTTCTCTAGGTTCGGAATGCCTCTGGAGGTAGAAAACCACAATAGAGGCCTGGCTTATCGAGTTTGGACTTCTGAGAACTTCAATCTAGAAGCATCTAATAAATTTGTGAGTAAGCCAGAAAATGTCTCGAATGAAAATGGCACTTATAATCCACCTGATGGGAATCTTGCACGTCATGAGAAGTCAGCTCAAGCCATCCCGGAGTTAGATCTTTGGACTTCTAATGTTAATATTGAATACGATGGAAAAGCTCATGAAGAAGTGATTGAACCAGAACTTTCTCATGCTTCTCCATCGAACG TTTCTCATGCAGAACTACAGGTGGTGAGTGCAGTTGCTGTATCAAATGTTGCTACTGTAGAAACGTCATCCCTTGATTTGTCAACACCTCGCAGACGGCGGTCATATGAGAAGTATCCATGTCTCACTTCGACTGCATCTAGTGTACGAAGGGAGCAGTGGATACTTCTAAGGTTGCAG GAGGAGAAATTCATTATAAGAGCTGAACTAACGAGGGAGCTTGAGAGTCTTGAGAAGGACAAGCTGACGAAGATGGACAGAAAGACCGTAAACCGCACTCTGAATAAACTTCAGGAAGAAGGGCACTGTAAATGCATTCGTGTTAGTGTCCCTGTCGTAACAAACTGTAGTCGCAGCCGTACAACAGACGTGGTTCTGCAACCATCTCTTGAGGTATCCCCTGAACTATTGGGTAAAATTCATGAGAAACTGAGGTCTTTTGATATGGAAATTAGAGCCCAGTGCTCCTCCCGATCAAAGAAGGGTCAATCTGTTCCAGTAATAGATGGTGTCCAGAGAATATTTAAAAGTGCAAAATTAGATGACCAAGCTGAAAGGTCGGAAGCCATGCGTGCTAATGGGTTTGTACTGGCAAAGATGGTTCGGACAAAGCTACTGCATATCTATCTATGGGGCTACGTCAGTGGTTCACCTGGTTGGGATGATGCTTTATCATTTGGTAAACCTGGGTATGACCTGAAGAATCCTCACAGCACTTGCAAAATATTTGCACTTGATGCGGCTATTAAGGCCATGCCTGTTGAGCTATTCTTGCAAGTGGTTGGGTCCACTCGGAAGTTTGAAGATATGGTTGAGAAATGTAGAAGTGGTTTGCGCCTTTCTGATCTTCCTGACAAGGAATACAAAAGTCTCATGGATACTCTTGCAACTGGACGGCTGTCATGTATTATTGACCGATTACGACGTTTGAAA TTGAGTCGTCTGGAAAGGGATGGGCATTCTGAAGAAATAACGAACATCCCACATGCCACTTTGACATATGCTTTGGAACTTAAGCCTTACATTGAAGAGCCTGTCTCTATAGTTATGGCGTCGTCTGGTGTCTTTTCTTTCGATCTTCGCCCTCAAGTGAGACATGATTTTATTCTGTCAAGCCGAAAAGCTGTTGATGAATACTGGAACACGTTAGAGTTTAGTTATGCTGCTGCTGATTCAAAAGCTGCTTTACATGCATTCCCTGGTTCTGCTGTTCCCGAG GTATTTCTTTGGCGGACATGGGCCTCGGTCAGGGTTATGACAGCAGATCAGCGTGCGGAGCTTCTCAAGCGTGTTGTGAATGAtgatttaaataaaaaacttccATTCAAAGAGTGTGAGAAGATTGCAGAAGATCTTAATTTGACATTAGAGCAG GTGCTTCGTGTCTACTATGATAAGCGGCAAAAACGACTTGCAAGATTTCAGGGAGGTTCAGATGCCAGAGGGGAGGAGTTTCAGCCACAAAAGAAAAGGCATGTTTCATCttcacgaaaaagaaaaaacacttcAGAAGGAAGGTCATCAAGGCGTAAAAAAATTGGCATTGTAGATAAAAAAACAAGTGGACAGGGGCTTGGTAGAGAGACCGATACTGATGATCAGTTCCTAGATGGACAAAATGCCCCTGTAGCCTCTTCAGGAGAGGACAGTCATTTACATACATTTCAAGATGGAGATCGTATGGAGGCAATAGAGGAGGTAGAGTCAAAGGAAGAAGTGGAGCATCACTCGTTTATTCATGAATGTGCCTTTTCAAGTATTAAGTCAACACGTCAAAGAAAGTTTTCGTGGACGGAAAAGGCTGAAAg GCAATTGGTGATAGAATATGTAAGATATCGGGCTGCTCTTGGGGCAAACTTTCATTGCACAGATTGGTCTTCACTTCGGGATCTTCCAGCTCCTCCTGCCACCTGCAAAAGGAGAATGGCACTATTGAACAGTGATTTAAAGTTTAGAAAAGCTGTATTGAGACTTTGTAACATGCTCGGTGAACGATATGCCAAACATCTGGATAAATTGCAAAATAAGTCATTAAGCCATGGTGATTGTAGAGGGATAGTTGGGGATTCCTTGTTTGGGAAAAATCTTCACAGGAGTCTCTCTTGTAATGATGAACATAGTGAAGATATGTATTTTGAGGGACAATGGGATGATTTTGATGACGTATGTATTAAGGTAGCGCTTGATGAGGTTCTCCATTACAAAAGGATTGCTAAACTGGACGCCTCTAAAAGAGCTAGGTCTGTACCGGTGGAATGGTCAGAACTAAATATGGATGCTGGAGGGCAT GATCACTTGGGATCGGGACCAGTTAGTGAGGATATTCGCAAACACGGTGGTGGGAATAATGTTTGTCCTCGGAGATCTAGACGTCGTCGCCTTCCTCAAAAGTATAGTAAGCTTTTGCATGAAGGGAGTAGTGTTAGTAGATGGGCACATGAATCAGTAGCGGTTTCGAATGCTGCAGAGCTATTTAAGCTCGTCTTTCTGAGCACCTCAACAGCTCCAGAGGTGCCGAATTTGCTAGCTGAAACGTTGCGGCGATATTCTGAGCATGATCTTTTTGCTGCCTTTAACTACCTTAGAGAGAAGAAAATTATG GTTGGCGGTAGTGGAGGTAATCCCTTCATACTTTCTCAACAGTTTCTGCAGAGTATTTCTTCATCTCCCTTTCCAACTAATACTGGAAATAGGGCTGCTAAGTTTGCTAGTTGGCtccaggaaaaagaaaaagaaccgATGGAAGACGGGATTGATATCACTGCTGAGTTACAATGTGGGGACGTTTTCCATTTGTGTGCTCTAGTTTCATCTGGAGAGTGGTTAATCTCACCATGCCTGCCAGATGAAGGTGTTGGAGAGGCTGAAGACTTGAGAATACTGAAGCGGAAATTTGATAGTAGTGAATTTTGCAGTGGTGAGAGGGCTAAGAAATTGAAGTCTTCATTGGCTGGAGAAGGTGAGATCATCTCTTGCGGAGAAGGTGAGCTCATCCCTCGCCGAGGAAAAGGTTTTCCTGGTATTATATTAACTATAAGCAGGGCAACAATTTCAACAAGTGATACTATGGATTTGTTCAAAGATGGTAATAACCATAGTGGGATGCCTTTTTCGGGTGAAAATGACCAAGTCATTCAGTCTTCCAGTGTAAATATTGGGGCCACTGCATTTCCTTCGGACCATATCAAGGAAATCCTTTATGAGGGGAGCAGCATTCCTACGGCAGTTGCTGCCGGTGAGTCAGAATGGGAAACTATGACAAGCTATGCTGCACGTCTGATGGCTTTACCAACTGATCAGCAAAAAACGTGTTCTTTTTATCCTGAGCTCTTTAGGAATGTTTACTCGGCTATTCAGAAGGCAGGTGACCAAGGTTTGAGCATGGAAGAAGTCTCCCAGGTCATAAACATGGAGG GggaaaatatccaagaactAATTGTTGAGGTACTGGAAGCATTTGGGCGAGCTTTAAAG GTTAATGCCTATGATTCTGTACACATTGTAGATTCCTTGTACCGGTCCAAGTATTTTTTGACCTCAATGGCCAACTGTAATCAAGATCTCGAGGTTTCCTTACCGGCATATACTAAAAGTGATAATGGGCAAGTGAATCCTTCTACTGAAAATCTTGAAGATCATGGTGCTAATGTACCAAAGGATTTAAGCATGGACTCTGATGAAGTGCACAAAGTCACCATCCTAAATCTTCCTGAAGAGGTTTATCATCCATCTAGTGAAATGCGGGGCAGCAAAAAGTCTGAAGGCTGGAAGCAGGCAAAAGTTATAGCCCAGGGAAATGGTCACGAGGGGGAAACCTTTGGGTTCTGTTCTGATGATTTTGATTTGTGTGCACCAATATTACCTTGGGTGAATGGCGATGGTACAATCAACACGGTTGTTCACAAGGGACTTGTACGTCGTGTTCTTGGTATTGTGATGCAAAATCCGGGGATATTAGAG GAGGGTATCATCAATCGGATTAGCGTATTGAATCCTCAG AGCTGCAGAAGTCTGTTAAAACTGATGATTATGGACAATCATATCATCGTGCGCAAGATGCACGAGACTACGTATGGTGAGGCCCCTTCTATACTGGCTAGTCTTCTTGGTAGTAGattgaagaaatcaaagatgaTTTCCCGAGAGCATTACTTTGCGAATCCTTTATGTACTACCTTGTTGTAG